In Vreelandella piezotolerans, one genomic interval encodes:
- a CDS encoding TRAP transporter large permease gives MIILYIFIALIALILINVPVAVALALVGTIATFITYGSMAMPTVGMTMFEGATNFPLIAIPLFILAGAIMNASSISRRLIDLAMAMVGFIKGGLSMVTIGASVFFAEISGSSVAGVSAIGSILIPAMRKKGYSKEFAASISSSAASLAIILPPSIPMILYAVMSGESVVQMFVAGIFPGLLGAMGLAAMCYYLARKYNFPSEGRFRVSQLWKALKEAVWALLIPVIILGGIFGGFVTATEGAALAVCVAIFISAVVYREFTLKNFIDSCKSAGVQTAVVMLLVAASAVVGGYLTETRIPQAIALQISDLTSNKYVILALLNIIFLILGVFLHSAAAIILVVPIVLPLVLEVGIDPLHFGLIVTLNLAIGQQTPPVASVLIASCSIAKSDIWATSRTNLWFIAVLFTILMINTYIPAFALALVNFIYG, from the coding sequence ATGATCATTCTCTATATCTTCATTGCACTGATTGCGCTGATCTTGATCAATGTGCCGGTGGCGGTCGCTCTGGCATTGGTGGGGACGATCGCCACCTTCATTACCTACGGCAGCATGGCGATGCCGACGGTGGGTATGACGATGTTCGAGGGGGCAACCAACTTTCCGTTGATTGCCATCCCGCTGTTCATTCTGGCAGGTGCCATCATGAACGCCTCCAGCATCTCGCGACGCTTGATCGATCTGGCCATGGCCATGGTGGGGTTCATCAAGGGTGGCCTGTCGATGGTGACCATCGGTGCGTCGGTGTTCTTTGCCGAAATTTCCGGGTCATCGGTGGCGGGCGTGTCGGCGATTGGCAGTATCTTGATTCCTGCCATGCGCAAGAAGGGGTACTCCAAAGAGTTTGCCGCCTCGATTTCCTCTTCGGCGGCCAGTCTGGCAATTATCCTTCCGCCTTCCATACCCATGATTCTGTACGCGGTCATGTCGGGGGAGTCGGTCGTTCAGATGTTCGTGGCCGGTATCTTTCCTGGCCTGCTGGGGGCGATGGGCTTGGCGGCCATGTGCTACTACCTGGCGCGTAAGTACAACTTCCCCTCTGAAGGTCGTTTCCGGGTGTCGCAACTCTGGAAGGCACTGAAAGAGGCCGTTTGGGCGCTGTTGATTCCGGTCATCATTCTGGGTGGGATTTTCGGCGGCTTCGTGACGGCGACGGAGGGTGCTGCGCTGGCAGTGTGTGTCGCCATCTTCATCAGTGCGGTGGTCTATCGCGAGTTTACCCTCAAGAACTTCATCGACTCGTGCAAAAGCGCTGGTGTGCAAACTGCCGTCGTCATGCTGCTCGTGGCGGCGTCTGCGGTGGTGGGCGGGTATCTGACCGAAACCCGTATTCCTCAGGCCATTGCTTTGCAAATCAGCGACCTGACCAGCAACAAGTATGTGATCCTGGCACTGCTGAACATCATCTTCCTGATTCTCGGTGTGTTCCTGCACTCGGCAGCCGCCATCATTCTGGTCGTCCCTATCGTGCTGCCGCTGGTACTGGAAGTGGGTATCGACCCGCTGCACTTCGGTCTGATCGTCACGCTGAACCTGGCCATTGGGCAGCAGACCCCGCCGGTTGCCAGCGTATTGATTGCCTCCTGCTCCATTGCGAAATCAGACATCTGGGCCACGTCCAGAACCAATCTCTGGTTCATTGCCGTACTGTTCACGATTTTGATGATCAATACCTACATTCCTGCCTTTGCCCTGGCATTGGTCAACTTCATCTACGGATAA
- a CDS encoding TRAP transporter small permease: protein MSAYTKFKNAYFAFLEGIVVVLVIALAGVVTIGFVSRYLGSPLSWYDELAAVLLAWVTYYGAALAAAKGAHITCPSVLNMCPPSIRVPVALLAEAITIGFFIFLGLASYQVMLILDGMNMVSLPAISMQVVQSAIPIASVLFIIAELLRLPDIVRSARGKGFIDHELEEAGIDADDIEAVSTQPRG, encoded by the coding sequence ATGAGCGCTTATACCAAATTCAAGAATGCTTACTTTGCATTTCTTGAAGGTATCGTTGTGGTGTTGGTGATTGCGTTAGCGGGGGTGGTCACCATTGGCTTCGTTTCTCGCTATTTAGGTTCTCCGTTGAGTTGGTATGACGAATTGGCGGCCGTTCTATTGGCTTGGGTAACGTATTACGGGGCGGCTTTGGCGGCCGCTAAAGGGGCTCACATTACATGTCCTAGTGTACTGAATATGTGTCCGCCCTCCATTCGTGTGCCAGTCGCATTACTCGCCGAAGCGATCACCATTGGTTTTTTCATATTTCTGGGGCTGGCGAGCTATCAAGTCATGCTGATTCTCGACGGCATGAACATGGTGAGTCTGCCGGCTATTTCCATGCAAGTGGTGCAGTCGGCCATTCCCATTGCATCGGTGCTGTTCATCATCGCGGAGCTGCTACGGCTACCCGACATAGTGAGAAGTGCCCGCGGAAAAGGCTTCATCGACCACGAGCTTGAAGAGGCCGGTATCGATGCCGACGACATTGAAGCCGTTAGCACCCAGCCGCGAGGATAA
- a CDS encoding enoyl-CoA hydratase has product MTQQRQAPTTESVRFEVKDGVAWLGFNRPQSRNAMTWEMYNALEYYCDTLADDTDIHALVLHGVGGDAFVAGTDITQFAHFAEAEDAIGYERRIDRVVGKLETFPKPTLALIDGACVGGGAALALVCDFRYATDTLKFGVPIAKTLGNTLSITNVSRLVDMVGIPRTKEVLMMAKLVTAEEALGAGLVNQLFDGADIYAEVATIAAEFAKYAPLTLQASKALINRVQAQRRLPADASDDWVATCYLSQDFSAAVNKFVNKTPFEWRGQ; this is encoded by the coding sequence ATGACACAGCAACGACAAGCACCCACCACTGAGAGTGTGCGCTTCGAGGTGAAAGACGGTGTGGCCTGGTTAGGGTTCAACCGTCCGCAAAGCCGCAATGCCATGACGTGGGAAATGTACAACGCCTTGGAGTACTACTGCGACACGTTAGCCGACGATACCGATATCCACGCTCTGGTGCTTCACGGTGTCGGCGGAGACGCCTTCGTGGCGGGTACCGACATCACCCAGTTTGCACATTTTGCGGAAGCGGAGGATGCCATTGGCTACGAGCGGCGCATCGACCGCGTGGTGGGAAAGCTGGAAACCTTTCCGAAACCCACGCTGGCGCTGATCGATGGGGCCTGTGTAGGCGGCGGCGCGGCGTTGGCGCTGGTATGTGATTTTCGCTATGCCACCGACACGCTGAAATTTGGCGTGCCCATTGCCAAGACGCTGGGCAACACGCTCTCCATTACCAACGTGTCTCGGCTGGTGGATATGGTCGGTATCCCGCGCACGAAAGAAGTGTTGATGATGGCGAAACTGGTGACGGCAGAAGAGGCGCTGGGCGCGGGTTTGGTCAATCAGCTGTTCGATGGGGCGGATATCTACGCCGAAGTCGCCACCATTGCCGCCGAATTTGCCAAATATGCACCCCTGACCCTGCAGGCCAGCAAGGCGCTGATCAATCGCGTGCAGGCCCAGCGGCGGCTCCCGGCCGATGCCAGCGACGATTGGGTGGCCACTTGCTACCTGAGCCAGGATTTCTCGGCAGCGGTGAACAAATTCGTCAATAAAACGCCTTTTGAGTGGCGCGGCCAGTAA